The Lysinibacillus irui sequence TCATCTATATTTAGTGGTTTGTTTTCATCGAGCATTGCCTTAATATCGCCACCCGCAGAAAAGACCTTTCCTTCTCCACGAATAACAAGTACCTGTATATCTTTTTCTTGTTGTAGAGCTTCAAAGCATTCTGCAAGTTCACGCATCATGTCACCATCCATAGCATTCATTGCCTGTGGACGATTCAATGTTAACGTTGCTCGACGTTCTAATTTTTCTAAAGTAATCGTTGAAAATTCCATCTCTCTTCCCCCCAAATATGAATAGTCATTCACTATGTACTATTCGAGTTTTTTTAGAAAACTCCTCCTACTCTAAGCAAAATTACTGTTGTTGTGCTATATTAAATGACGAACATTGTTATAAAGGTGGTTACGTATTTTGACACAAAAAGACTATCGTGTATTACTTTATTATAAATATATTACGATTGAAGACCCAGTAGCCTTTGCAGAAGAACATTTAGCATTATGTAAAGAAATTGGACTTCTTGGTCGTATTTTAGTAGGAAATGAAGGTATTAACGGAACGGTTTCAGGGACCATTGAGCAAACAGAAGCTTACATGAACCATATGAAGACAGATGCTCGTTTTAGTGATATTATGTGGAAAATTGATGAAGCTGAAGGGCATACCTTTAAAAAAATGCATGTACGCCCGCGACGAGAAATTGTTCATTTAGGTTTAGAGGATGATATCAACCCATTAGAAATCACTGGTGATTATTTATCTCCTAAAGAATTTATGGAACAAATGCAAGAAGATAACACCGTAATCATCGATGCACGTAATGACTACGAATATGATTTAGGTCATTTCAGAGGAGCAGTTCGACCTGATATTGAAAATTTCCGTGACTTGCCAGCTTGGATGGAAGCTCATAAAGAAGATTTTGCAGATAAAAAGATTTTAACTTACTGTACAGGTGGTATCCGCTGTGAAAAATTCTCTGGCTGGCTAAAACGCGAGGGCTATGGTAAAAGTGTTGGTCAATTACACGGTGGTATCGCCACGTATGCAAAAGATCCAGAAGTAAAAGGCCAGTTATGGGATGGTCAAATGTTTGTTTTTGACCGTCGTCGAAGTGTACCTATTAATCAAGTGGAACATGTCGTCGTTGGGAAGGATTATTTCACAGGTGAACCTTCTGAACGTTATACAAACTGCGCAAACCCTGAATGTCATAAATTAATGCTTTGCGAGGAAAAGCATGAGGCATTTTATATGCGTAGCTGCTCAGACGAATGTCGTCGTGCACCACGTAACTTCTTCGTTGAAGAACATGGTTGGTCGAAAGAACAGGTTGAAGAGCAAATTGCTAAAATAGCAGAGGCTCAAAAATCAAAGTAAGTATGCTTGATATAAACGGTATGGGTCCTTTTGTAAAAGTGAATGGAAACCCTTGGAGACACCGATTCTATCAGACTAACTAAAAGAGCATCGTTCGTTAAGACGATGCTCTTTTATGGTGTTAAAAAATCAAATCAATTAGCATTTTGCTAAAGGCGAGAAAGGCTTTCTATCCCACACTAGTGTTTATTTTGAGTTTTCAGATAAATGAATTTGCTTACTACTCTAGAACGAACGTAGTGAGCAAAGTGGCTCATTGGACGTCCCCTGGAAAGTACGCTGGCGGAACGGAAATCAACCCTGCTTTGCAAAACTTTTATTGCTACTTACATCATATTTTATTTTTCTTGAGCTAAATAACGCCCGACCTGCCGTCCACTAAATAGACAGCCTCCAACAAATGTGCCTTCCAAAGCACGGTAGCCATGAACACCACCGCCACCAAAACCACTTACTTCACCAGCTGCATATAAACCAGGTATTGGCTGACCATCCATTCCTAACACCGCACCATTCAGATTTGTTTGTAAGCCACCTAAAGTTTTTCGTGTTAAGATGTTTAATCGTACAGCAATTAATGGCCAATTTTTAGGATCTAACATTTTATGTGGTTTGGCAACACGCACCAATTTATCGCCAATATAATTCCTTGCTCCATGAATGGCATTAACCTGTAAATCCTTCGTAAATTTATTGTCCATTTCTCGGTCTCTTGCCAAGATCTGCTCTTTAATTTTCATGAAATCTAGTAGCTCATTTCCTGCCAGCTTATTCATACCATCAACAAGCTCTTTCAAATCATGAGCAATCACAAAATCCTCACCATGATTTTTAAAGGCTTGGATTGGAGCAGGTGGACCTGGCATGATTCGTTTCAAAACATCTCCAATGCTTTTGTTTGTTAAATCTGGATTTTGTTCTGAGCCAGATAGTGCAAATTCCTTCTCAATAATTTTTTCAGTTAAAATGAACCACGAGTAATCATAGCCTGTTTTTTGAATAGCCTCTAATGTGCTAAGCGTATCGAATCCTGGGAAATTTGGTGCATGAAATCGATTACCCTCTGCGTCAAACCATAAGGAGGAAGGCCCCGGCAAAATTCGTATTCCATGATTGGGCCAAATAGGATCCCAATTTTTTAACCCCTCTGTGTAATGCCACATTCGGTCCCGATTCACAATGCGACCCCCTACATGCTCAGTGATTTCTAGCATTCTCCCATCAACATAAGCTGGCACACCGCAAACCATATTTTTAGGTGGGGTCCCCAATCGTGCTGGCCAATTTTTTCTTACTAAATCAAAATTAGCCCCAATCCCCCCACTTGCCACAATTACAGCATCTGCTTCGTAGTTAAATTCTCCAATTCCTAGTCTTGAGCTTTTTTCACCTCTATTGATAAAAGTTTCCGCTAGTACAGTCCCACTAATGCCAGTAATTTTTCCGTTTTTTTGCAAAAATTCATCTACACGATGTCTTGGTTTAAAATCAATATATCCTTCTTTGATCCCCTGTTTTACTTTATCAACAAATGGCTTAACAATGCCTGGACCAGTTCCCCATACAATATGAAACCTTGGTACTGAATTACCATGTCCCCCCGCAAGAGAACCACCTCGTTCTGCCCAGCCAACAACAGGGAAAAATTTGATGCCCTTTGATTTTAACCAATCATATTTTTCACCCGCCGCAAAATCAACATAAGCTTTAGCCCATTTATATGCCCAGGAATCCTCATCCTCTAATCGATCAAAGCCAGCTGTCCCTTGCCAATCTTGCCATGCAAGCTCCTTACTATCTTTAATTCCAAGCCTTCTTTGCTCAGGAGAGTTCACTAAAAAAATCCCACCAAATGACCAATATGCCTGTCCCCCCATTGAATTTTCAGGCTCCTGATCAACTAAAACAACTTTTTTCTTTGCGTCGATTAACTCACAAGCTGCAACTAGCCCTGCAAGTCCAGCACCAATTATTGCAACATCGTATTTCATTACTACACCCCCAAATCAAATCATCCTTAACTAACATTCTTCCCTAACAGGCTGTTTACCTTCTAAAAAAACATTTTTTGTCTAAATTGTGACAGAGAAAAATGTTCGCTTTCTACACTTGAAACTACCATGGACTTGTATGAAGCAGCTAATTTATTCCAGTTAATTCCCATATAATTTTTTCTTCTCAAACTACATAGAAACCTAGTATTATCGGACTTTTCAAATATCGTTAGCGCTTTCATTGTATTCTCCAAAAAGACGTACAATATAATTGTTTAACAAAAAGATCGTTCGTG is a genomic window containing:
- the trhO gene encoding oxygen-dependent tRNA uridine(34) hydroxylase TrhO, producing MTQKDYRVLLYYKYITIEDPVAFAEEHLALCKEIGLLGRILVGNEGINGTVSGTIEQTEAYMNHMKTDARFSDIMWKIDEAEGHTFKKMHVRPRREIVHLGLEDDINPLEITGDYLSPKEFMEQMQEDNTVIIDARNDYEYDLGHFRGAVRPDIENFRDLPAWMEAHKEDFADKKILTYCTGGIRCEKFSGWLKREGYGKSVGQLHGGIATYAKDPEVKGQLWDGQMFVFDRRRSVPINQVEHVVVGKDYFTGEPSERYTNCANPECHKLMLCEEKHEAFYMRSCSDECRRAPRNFFVEEHGWSKEQVEEQIAKIAEAQKSK
- a CDS encoding FAD-binding dehydrogenase encodes the protein MKYDVAIIGAGLAGLVAACELIDAKKKVVLVDQEPENSMGGQAYWSFGGIFLVNSPEQRRLGIKDSKELAWQDWQGTAGFDRLEDEDSWAYKWAKAYVDFAAGEKYDWLKSKGIKFFPVVGWAERGGSLAGGHGNSVPRFHIVWGTGPGIVKPFVDKVKQGIKEGYIDFKPRHRVDEFLQKNGKITGISGTVLAETFINRGEKSSRLGIGEFNYEADAVIVASGGIGANFDLVRKNWPARLGTPPKNMVCGVPAYVDGRMLEITEHVGGRIVNRDRMWHYTEGLKNWDPIWPNHGIRILPGPSSLWFDAEGNRFHAPNFPGFDTLSTLEAIQKTGYDYSWFILTEKIIEKEFALSGSEQNPDLTNKSIGDVLKRIMPGPPAPIQAFKNHGEDFVIAHDLKELVDGMNKLAGNELLDFMKIKEQILARDREMDNKFTKDLQVNAIHGARNYIGDKLVRVAKPHKMLDPKNWPLIAVRLNILTRKTLGGLQTNLNGAVLGMDGQPIPGLYAAGEVSGFGGGGVHGYRALEGTFVGGCLFSGRQVGRYLAQEK